One stretch of Sporosarcina luteola DNA includes these proteins:
- a CDS encoding Bcr/CflA family multidrug efflux MFS transporter: protein MKTLTGAKRLKLALLLGALAAMGPLTIDMYLPSFPTIVTAFGTTPSLVQVSLTATLVGIGLGQLVLGPMSDVHGRKKPLVVALIVYLAASILCAFAPNIGLFIAARFLQGFAASAGIVISRAVVRDVYSGRELTKFFALLMLINNLAPILAPLLGGVILAFTDWKGIFITLSIIGLLLAIVVIWKMEESLSHDMRVPSNLTQTFKNFQSLLKNRSFMGYALAQGFIMAGIFAYVAGTPFVYQTIYGVSPQLFSVLFGMNGIGLIIGSQVVGRLTGIVSEQRFLQTGLFISVTSGAFLLIAVLVHGPLLSIVVPIFFFVASIGIIATSSFSLAMESQGHIAGSASALLGLLPFILGSITAPLVGIAGEETAIPMGVIIFGTSIIALLSYYGLARRKSMET, encoded by the coding sequence ATGAAAACATTAACAGGAGCTAAGCGCTTAAAGCTGGCACTGCTTTTAGGGGCGCTTGCAGCGATGGGCCCTTTAACCATTGATATGTATTTGCCATCATTTCCGACAATCGTTACTGCATTTGGCACAACTCCTTCCTTGGTACAAGTGAGTCTGACAGCGACGTTAGTCGGAATTGGATTAGGACAGTTAGTGCTAGGTCCGATGAGTGATGTTCATGGACGAAAGAAACCGTTAGTCGTTGCACTGATCGTTTATTTGGCCGCCTCCATCCTTTGTGCCTTTGCACCTAATATTGGATTGTTCATTGCGGCTCGTTTCCTGCAAGGATTTGCGGCATCTGCGGGAATTGTCATCTCCAGGGCAGTCGTCCGGGACGTATACAGTGGAAGGGAATTAACGAAGTTTTTCGCACTCCTCATGCTGATCAATAACCTGGCGCCGATTCTCGCACCTCTTCTAGGAGGAGTTATTCTCGCGTTTACGGATTGGAAAGGCATATTTATCACATTAAGTATTATTGGTCTTTTGTTGGCCATTGTTGTGATTTGGAAGATGGAAGAATCATTATCGCACGATATGCGAGTCCCCAGCAATCTCACCCAGACATTTAAAAACTTCCAATCATTACTGAAAAATCGTAGCTTTATGGGCTATGCACTCGCACAAGGGTTCATCATGGCTGGTATCTTCGCTTATGTCGCGGGTACTCCCTTTGTGTATCAAACGATTTACGGTGTTTCGCCGCAACTATTTAGTGTGTTATTCGGCATGAATGGAATAGGACTCATCATCGGCTCGCAAGTTGTCGGGCGTTTAACGGGCATCGTTTCTGAACAGCGATTCTTACAGACAGGATTATTTATTTCCGTCACATCAGGCGCATTTTTACTTATTGCGGTTCTTGTGCACGGCCCGCTTCTCTCAATCGTTGTGCCCATCTTCTTTTTCGTTGCATCTATTGGTATCATTGCTACGTCCTCGTTTTCATTGGCGATGGAATCGCAAGGCCATATTGCAGGAAGTGCTTCCGCGTTGCTAGGATTATTGCCATTCATCTTAGGCTCAATCACTGCACCGCTCGTTGGCATCGCAGGAGAGGAAACAGCAATCCCGATGGGGGTCATCATTTTTGGTACATCTATCATTGCACTTCTATCTTATTACGGACTTGCGCGGAGAAAGAGTATGGAAACATAA